The following coding sequences lie in one Arachis ipaensis cultivar K30076 chromosome B03, Araip1.1, whole genome shotgun sequence genomic window:
- the LOC107632672 gene encoding uncharacterized protein LOC107632672 translates to MIQPQTHLNVADNSGARQLMCIRIIGAGNRRYASIGDIVVAVIKEAVPNMSLERSEVIRAVIVRTCKELKRSNGMIIQYDDNAAVVIVRILGGMEIVIISTSRGTMTDREARLERIGGEVLCYIW, encoded by the coding sequence ATGATTCAACCTCAAACCCATTTGAATGTAGCCGATAACAGCGGAGCCCGCCAATTGATGTGTATTCGAATCATAGGAGCAGGTAATCGACGATATGCTTCTATTGGTGACATTGTTGTTGCTGTAATCAAGGAAGCGGTACCAAATATGTCTTTAGAAAGATCAGAAGTGATTAGAGCTGTAATTGTACGTACTTGTAAAGAACTTAAACGTAGCAATGGCATGATAATACAGTATGATGATAATGCCGCGGTTGTCATTGTGAGAATTTTAGGGGGGATGGAAATTGTCATTATTTCTACTTCGAGAGGTACAATGACAGATCGAGAGGCTCGATTAGAACGAATCGGCGGAGAAGTTTTATGTTATATATGGTAA